From Alkaliphilus flagellatus, the proteins below share one genomic window:
- a CDS encoding DMT family transporter, which translates to MYKLYSGLIGVLIAIMLVFNGVLASNIGNYSSTVIIHIIGLIGISFILIVNKTKFNYYKDIPLHLYSAGAIGVFTVLFNNISFNHLGVSLTLALGLLGQSFASVVIDNYGLLGMEVVKFKKEKVLGLILISLGIVIMNLY; encoded by the coding sequence ATGTATAAGCTATACTCAGGATTAATAGGTGTGTTAATTGCAATAATGTTAGTTTTTAATGGTGTTCTTGCTAGTAATATAGGTAATTATTCATCAACAGTAATAATTCACATAATAGGACTTATTGGAATAAGTTTTATTTTAATAGTAAATAAAACTAAATTTAATTACTATAAGGATATTCCCTTACATCTTTATAGTGCTGGAGCTATTGGAGTCTTTACCGTATTATTTAACAATATAAGCTTTAATCACCTTGGAGTGTCATTAACTTTAGCCTTAGGCTTGTTAGGTCAATCATTTGCTTCAGTAGTTATAGATAACTATGGTTTGCTTGGAATGGAAGTTGTAAAATTTAAAAAAGAAAAGGTATTAGGTCTAATTTTAATATC